The bacterium nucleotide sequence GCAAATGTATGGCCCGGCCCAGGGCCTGCAGGGCGGCCTCCCGCACCGACTCGTGCAGGGTGGGGTGGGCGTGGATGGCGGAGATCAGTTCCTCCAGTTTGAGTTTGGAGCTTACCGATAGCGAAAGCTCGGCGATCAGCTCGGTGGCCTGGGGCCCGGCGATCACCCCGCCGATTATCTCGTGGGAGAGTTTGTCGGCGATGATCTTGACGAAGCCTTCGGGCTGACCCAGGCAGCCGGCCTTGCCGCTGGCCGAGAAGGGGAACTTGCCTACCAGGATATCCTCCTTGTTCTCCGGCCGTTCCAGGATCCCCACCGAGGCGATCTCGGGATGGGTGTACACACAGCGGGGAACGGCGGCATAGTCTAGCCCGGCCGAATGCCCCATCATGTTCTCCACCGCCGCCTCGGCCTCGGCCGAGGCCACGTGGGCCAGCAGCCAGCCCCCGGTGCAGTCCCCGGCGGCGTAGATACCGGTGACGATGGTCTCCATCCTGGCGTCCACTTTGATGAAATTACGCTCGATGGCCACCCCGGCCTCCTCCAGCCCTATGTTCTTGATGGAAGCCCGGCGCCCCACGCTCATCAAAACGTTTTGAGCCGGTATCTCCAGCGCCTGCCCGCCTTTCAATTTGACGGTGACCGCCAGGCTGGGCCCGGCCTGCTTGATCTCCTCCACCCTGGCTTCCAGATGGATGTCCACCCCGCGCTTGGCCAGTGCCTGGTGCAGGACCTTGGCCGCCTCGGCGTCCTCACCGGGGATGATCTGGGGCATCATCTCCACTATGGTGACCTTGGAGCCGAAGGTGGAATAAATGTCGGCCATCTCGCAGCCTATCACCCCGCCGCCAATGATCACCAATTCCTTGGAAACCTCGGACAGCGCCAATGCCCCGGTACTGTCCACCACGCCGGGCAGGCCGGCCCCGGGGATGTTGAGAGCGACCGGTTCCGAGCCGGTGGCGATCAGTATCATATCCGGCTCCAATGTCTGATGTTGGCCGGCGCTGCCGGTGACCTGGACCTTTTTACCGGGAAGCAATTTGGCCTGCCCGGCGATCACTTCCACCGACCTGGCTTTAAGCA carries:
- the lpdA gene encoding dihydrolipoyl dehydrogenase, whose amino-acid sequence is MQKHIVVIGGGPAGYVGAIRAAQLGAKVTLIEKETLGGTCLNVGCIPTKALLASAAVYSHFKSAGQFGLKADNISFDWGAVQKRKERVVKKSTAGVGLLLKARSVEVIAGQAKLLPGKKVQVTGSAGQHQTLEPDMILIATGSEPVALNIPGAGLPGVVDSTGALALSEVSKELVIIGGGVIGCEMADIYSTFGSKVTIVEMMPQIIPGEDAEAAKVLHQALAKRGVDIHLEARVEEIKQAGPSLAVTVKLKGGQALEIPAQNVLMSVGRRASIKNIGLEEAGVAIERNFIKVDARMETIVTGIYAAGDCTGGWLLAHVASAEAEAAVENMMGHSAGLDYAAVPRCVYTHPEIASVGILERPENKEDILVGKFPFSASGKAGCLGQPEGFVKIIADKLSHEIIGGVIAGPQATELIAELSLSVSSKLKLEELISAIHAHPTLHESVREAALQALGRAIHLP